The following are encoded in a window of Phragmites australis chromosome 22, lpPhrAust1.1, whole genome shotgun sequence genomic DNA:
- the LOC133904422 gene encoding pentatricopeptide repeat-containing protein GUN1, chloroplastic-like has translation MATHFTPSQAHAASHHPAHHSASAAAAATATATARLHASAPPASASAAAAALCPPPFLAAASPSAACPPVQNPIFVGPGAPWVQPQRDATAAAALGPEFRRARTTKTISKRSRGPGAQYRGRASSAAAGRCVDKLLRVAPEDRRALDAALSSFRGELVAPEDYCQILRELGDRDKSALRAFEVFYAALPLVGGGAVNKGKLLTSAIGALGKMGRPDLARRAFDTGIAGGYGNTVFAHSALISAYARSGLATEAMGVLESMKGVGLQPTTVSYNAVIDACGKGGVDLRFTLGYFRQMLQDGLCPDRKTFNSLLAACSRAGHLEDARTVFDEMIHLGSGRDIYTYNTFVDAICKCGNMELAMQVVLDMEANNVKPNVVTYSTLMDGFSKLGKYDEALKLHEKMKSLGIQLDRVCYNTLLAIYVKTGKYDEIATVCEEMENLGIEKDTVTYNSLINGYGKQGRLDMVSFLVQDMRAQGVSPSVLTYSTLIDIYSKAGMHGDAFNVYLDFKESGLKADVVLFSSFIDTLAKNGLVECALSLLDEMMKMGIKPNVVTYNTIIDAFGKSKILTEEDPEIGNVGIVGVYGGQIVRAANPATTGGRSATDVRMRRSQDLFFILELFQKMVQQGVRPNVVTFSAILNACSRCNCFEDAALLLEQLRLFDNFVYGVAYGLLMGHREVWSQALSLFNQLGHMDSPTSSAFYNALTDVLWHFGQRQGAQQIVLEGVNRRVWENTWSEFCLDLHLMSCGAAQAMVHAWLLNVRSIVFEGRAMPEFLSILTGWGKHSKIAGGSTLRRVIEALLLSIGAPFQVERFNIGRFVSPSAVVAAWLRESGTINILLLQDKRVQHANQSDLILRLQALQL, from the exons atgGCGACGCACTTCACACCGTCGCAGGCGCACGCGGCGTCGCATCACCCGGCGCACCACTCGGCgtccgcggcggcggctgccacggccacggccaccgCGCGGCTGCACGCGTCGGCGCCGCCGGCCTCGGcgtcggccgccgcggcggcgctgTGCCCGCCGCCCTTCCTCGCGGCGGCGTCACCTTCCGCGGCGTGCCCGCCCGTCCAGAACCCGATCTTCGTCGGCCCCGGCGCGCCGTGGGTGCAGCCACAGCGCGACGCGACTGCGGCGGCCGCGCTCGGCCCGGAGTTCCGGCGCGCGCGCACCACGAAGACCATCTCCAAACGCAGCCGCGGTCCTGGCGCACAATACCGCGGGCGCGCGTCCTCGGCCGCCGCGGGGCGCTGCGTCGACAAGCTGCTCCGCGTGGCGCCTGAAGACCGGCGAGCGCTCGATGCGGCCCTTTCGTCCTTCCGCGGTGAGCTAGTTGCTCCTGAGGACTACTGCCAGATCCTTCGGGAGCTCGGCGACAGGGACAAATCGGCGCTCCGTGCGTTCGAGGTGTTTTATGCTGCATTGCCCCTTGTTGGTGGTGGTGCCGTCAACAAAGGCAAACTTCTGACTTCTGCCATTGGTGCACTAGGCAAGATGGGCCGGCCAGACCTTGCAAGGAGGGCTTTTGATACTGGCATTGCAGGGGGCTATGGCAACACAGTGTTTGCACACTCTGCACTCATCTCAGCTTATGCGAGGAGTGGGCTCGCAACTGAGGCCATGGGGGTGCTCGAGTCCATGAAGGGTGTGGGCTTGCAGCCTACCACGGTGTCATACAATGCGGTGATTGATGCATGCGGCAAAGGTGGTGTTGACCTTAGGTTCACACTCGGATATTTCCGTCAGATGCTGCAGGATGGGCTCTGTCCTGACCGCAAGACGTTTAATTCACTTCTTGCTGCATGTAGCCGGGCTGGGCATTTGGAGGACGCTCGTACTGTCTTTGATGAAATGATCCATCTTGGCAGTGGGCGCGACATTTACACTTATAACACATTTGTCGATGCAATTTGCAAGTGTGGCAACATGGAGCTGGCTATGCAGGTTGTATTGGATATGGAAGCTAACAATGTCAAGCCAAATGTTGTTACATACAGTACACTTATGGATGGATTCTCCAAACTGGGAAAATATGACGAGGCACTCAAGTTGCATGAAAAGATGAAGTCTTTGGGAATTCAATTGGACCGAGTTTGCTATAACACCTTGCTGGCTATATATGTGAAGACAGGGAAGTATGATGAAATTGCTACTGTGTGCGAAGAGATGGAGAATTTGGGTATTGAGAAGGATACTGTTACTTACAATTCCTTGATTAATGGATATGGAAAGCAGGGACGCTTGGACATGGTCTCTTTCCTTGTTCAAGATATGCGGGCACAAGGCGTATCTCCTAGTGTGCTGACATACTCAACTTTGATAGATATCTATTCAAAGGCAGGAATGCACGGAGATGCATTTAATGTCTACTTGGATTTTAAGGAGTCTGGCCTAAAGGCAGATGTTGTTCTGTTCAGCTCTTTTATTGATACGTTGGCCAAGAATGGTTTGGTAGAGTGTGCATTGTCTTTGCTTGATGAGATGATGAAGATGGGTATCAAGCCAAATGTTGTAACCTACAACACAATTATCGATGCATTTGGGAAGTCTAAGATACTTACCGAGGAGGATCCTGAGATTGGCAACGTGGGAATTGTTGGGGTTTATGGTGGCCAGATTGTAAGGGCTGCTAATCCAGCAACAACAGGAGGGCGCTCTGCCACGGATGTTCGGATGAGGAGGTCCCAGGATTTATTTTTCATTCTGGAATTATTTCAGAAGATGGTCCAGCAGGGTGTACGGCCAAATGTTGTAACATTTTCTGCCATCCTGAATGCTTGCAG TCGCTGTAATTGTTTTGAAGATGCCGCCCTTTTACTGGAACAACTTCGTTTGTTTGATAACTTTGTCTACGGGGTTGCGTATGGGCTTTTGATGGGCCATCGAGAAGTTTGGTCTCAAGCACTGTCCCTCTTTAATCAGTTGGGACACATGGATTCTCCAACATCTTCTGCCTTTTACAATGCTCTTACTGACGTGCTATGGCATTTTGGCCAG AGGCAAGGAGCCCAGCAAATTGTGCTCGAAGGGGTAAACCGTCGTGTTTGGGAGAACACATGGAGTGAGTTCTGCTTGGACCTGCACCTTATGTCATGTGGTGCAGCTCAAGCAATGGTTCATGCATGGCTCCTTAATGTGCGCTCTATTGTCTTCGAAGGACGAGCTATGCCTGAATTTTTAAG CATTCTCACAGGATGGGGAAAGCATAGCAAGATAGCTGGTGGAAGTACTCTCCGCCGTGTCATTGAAGCGTTGCTCCTTTCAATTGGAGCACCGTTTCAGGTTGAGCGCTTTAACATTGGAAGGTTTGTGTCGCCCAGTGCTGTGGTGGCTGCTTGGTTGAGAGAGTCTGGCACCATCaacatcctcctcctccaggaCAAGCGAGTACAGCATGCAAACCAGTCTGATCTGATACTGAGGTTACAGGCATTGCAGTTGTAG
- the LOC133905068 gene encoding solute carrier family 40 member 2, chloroplastic-like isoform X1 encodes MSSRAAAAAAVAAAEERRRRRRSSRGAIGMLAAASALLASPQAPLGHRSLSGAWRLRLRPASPGVAALRLHNFVPKCYIAKVEVDVSNVNKEEAFDDHPPLPPGCSIPVVPFRGDVLDSSPFPLHDRASCPSDFEELPVLSEGEQHTLASTPAHPAGLYSLYASYLFGNLVEQLWNFAWPAALAILHRSLLPVAIVGFFTKLSVFIGAPIVGKLMDHFPRIPMYTALNAVQVATQLISATMVIYALTNVSHASTTAVVLRPWFIALVAAGAIERLAGLALGVAMERDWVVLLAGTNRPVALAQANAVLNRLDLLCETVGASAFGLLLSKYHPVTCLKIACGLMICSFPVLVMLGQLINIVSCHALDSSRTATDEAICIDLLDVRKIVQNSLSAIRHGWNEYKQQTVLPASAATVFLNFNVALAPGAIMTALLMHRGISPSIVGAFSGLCSIMGLVATFISSSLVKRVGILKAGAAGLIFQASLLSVALTVYWAGSISQQTPLHIFLASIALSRLGHMSYDVVGTQIVQTGVPASKANLIGGMEVSIASLAELVMLAMAIIANDVSHFGFLAILSVSSVAGAAWMFCQWLANPTDEQRELFMFDPLYQVQAI; translated from the exons ATGAGTAGtcgcgctgccgccgccgccgccgtcgcagcaGCAGAGgagcgccgtcgccgccgtcgcagCAGCAGAGGAGCCATAGGgatgctcgccgccgcctccgctctCCTCGCCTCGCCGCAGGCGCCACTGGGACATCGGTCCCTCTCCGGCGCTTGGAGGCTGCGCCTGAGGCCCGCCTCCCCCGGCGTCGCCGCGCTCAG GCTACACAATTTTGTCCCAAAGTGTTACATAGCGAAGGTTGAGGTTGATGTTAGCAATGTAAATAAAGAAGAGGCTTTCGACGATCACCCACCACTGCCACCGGGCTGTTCCATTCCAGTTGTTCCATTCCGAGGAGATGTTCTAGATTCTAGTCCTTTCCCGCTGCATGATAGGGCTTCCTGTCCTTCTGATTTCGAAGAGTTGCCA GTCTTATCTGAAGGAGAGCAACATACATTGGCCTCCACTCCAGCTCATCCTGCTGGACTATATT CTCTATATGCCAGTTACTTATTTGGTAACTTGGTGGAACAACTATGGAATTTCGCTTGGCCTGCTGCCCTGGCAATTCTGCATCGAAGCCTATTGCCTGTGGCTATTGTCGGTTTCTTCACAAAG CTCTCAGTGTTTATTGGGGCACCAATAGTTGGCAAACTTATGGATCATTTCCCTCGAATACCCATGTACACAGCATTGAATGCTGTCCAG GTTGCCACTCAGTTGATATCAGCTACAATGGTCATCTATGCTCTCACAAATGTGAGCCATGCATCTACAACAGCCGTGGTTCTCAGACCTTGGTTCATTGCTCTAGTGGCAGCTGGAGCTATTGAAAGACTTGCAGGGTTGGCATTAGGAGTTGCCATGGAGCGGGACTGGGTTGTGCTG TTAGCAGGAACAAACAGACCTGTTGCATTAGCCCAAGCTAATGCTGTGCTTAATCGACTTGATCTTCTATGTGAG ACAGTTGGTGCTTCAGCTTTCGGCCTTCTGCTGTCAAAATACCATCCTGTGACCTGTTTGAAGATTGCCTGTGGTCTAATGATATGCAGTTTTCCTGTTCTG GTTATGTTGGGTCAACTAATTAACATTGTCTCCTGTCATGCACTTGATTCCTCTAGAACCGCCACTGATGAAGCTATTTGTATTGATCTATTGGATGTCCGCAAGATAG TTCAAAATAGCTTGAGTGCAATCAGACATGGCTGGAATGAGTATAAGCAGCAGACAGTTCTACCTGCAAGTGCAGCTACGGTGTTCCTAAATTTCAATGTTGCACTTGCTCCGGGTGCCATAATGACTGCATTACTGATGCATCGTG GTATTAGCCCGTCCATTGTTGGTGCTTTCAGTGGATTGTGTTCTATCATGGGCCTTGTTGCAACATTCATCTCCTCAAGTCTGGTGAAGAGAGTTGGAATTCTGAAG GCAGGAGCCGCTGGATTGATATTTCAAGCATCACTCCTGTCAGTTGCTCTCACAGTGTATTGGGCTGGTTCAATTTCGCAACAGACACCTCTACATATTTTCCTCGCTTCCATT GCATTGTCACGGTTGGGCCACATGTCTTATGATGTTGTGGGGACACAGATCGTCCAAACAGGTGTTCCTGCTTCAAAAGCAAATCTTATCGGCGGAATGGAGGTTTCAATTGCAAGCCTTGCAGAGTTAGTCATGCTTGCTATGGCTATTATTGCGAACGATGTTTCCCATTTCGGCTTCTTGGCAATCCTGTCCGTGTCATCAGTTGCTGGGGCAGCATGGATGTTCTGTCAGTGGTTAGCAAATCCTACTGATGAGCAGAGGGAACTCTTCATGTTCGATCCCCTTTACCAAGTTCAAGCAAT ATAG
- the LOC133905068 gene encoding solute carrier family 40 member 2, chloroplastic-like isoform X2, whose product MLAAASALLASPQAPLGHRSLSGAWRLRLRPASPGVAALRLHNFVPKCYIAKVEVDVSNVNKEEAFDDHPPLPPGCSIPVVPFRGDVLDSSPFPLHDRASCPSDFEELPVLSEGEQHTLASTPAHPAGLYSLYASYLFGNLVEQLWNFAWPAALAILHRSLLPVAIVGFFTKLSVFIGAPIVGKLMDHFPRIPMYTALNAVQVATQLISATMVIYALTNVSHASTTAVVLRPWFIALVAAGAIERLAGLALGVAMERDWVVLLAGTNRPVALAQANAVLNRLDLLCETVGASAFGLLLSKYHPVTCLKIACGLMICSFPVLVMLGQLINIVSCHALDSSRTATDEAICIDLLDVRKIVQNSLSAIRHGWNEYKQQTVLPASAATVFLNFNVALAPGAIMTALLMHRGISPSIVGAFSGLCSIMGLVATFISSSLVKRVGILKAGAAGLIFQASLLSVALTVYWAGSISQQTPLHIFLASIALSRLGHMSYDVVGTQIVQTGVPASKANLIGGMEVSIASLAELVMLAMAIIANDVSHFGFLAILSVSSVAGAAWMFCQWLANPTDEQRELFMFDPLYQVQAI is encoded by the exons atgctcgccgccgcctccgctctCCTCGCCTCGCCGCAGGCGCCACTGGGACATCGGTCCCTCTCCGGCGCTTGGAGGCTGCGCCTGAGGCCCGCCTCCCCCGGCGTCGCCGCGCTCAG GCTACACAATTTTGTCCCAAAGTGTTACATAGCGAAGGTTGAGGTTGATGTTAGCAATGTAAATAAAGAAGAGGCTTTCGACGATCACCCACCACTGCCACCGGGCTGTTCCATTCCAGTTGTTCCATTCCGAGGAGATGTTCTAGATTCTAGTCCTTTCCCGCTGCATGATAGGGCTTCCTGTCCTTCTGATTTCGAAGAGTTGCCA GTCTTATCTGAAGGAGAGCAACATACATTGGCCTCCACTCCAGCTCATCCTGCTGGACTATATT CTCTATATGCCAGTTACTTATTTGGTAACTTGGTGGAACAACTATGGAATTTCGCTTGGCCTGCTGCCCTGGCAATTCTGCATCGAAGCCTATTGCCTGTGGCTATTGTCGGTTTCTTCACAAAG CTCTCAGTGTTTATTGGGGCACCAATAGTTGGCAAACTTATGGATCATTTCCCTCGAATACCCATGTACACAGCATTGAATGCTGTCCAG GTTGCCACTCAGTTGATATCAGCTACAATGGTCATCTATGCTCTCACAAATGTGAGCCATGCATCTACAACAGCCGTGGTTCTCAGACCTTGGTTCATTGCTCTAGTGGCAGCTGGAGCTATTGAAAGACTTGCAGGGTTGGCATTAGGAGTTGCCATGGAGCGGGACTGGGTTGTGCTG TTAGCAGGAACAAACAGACCTGTTGCATTAGCCCAAGCTAATGCTGTGCTTAATCGACTTGATCTTCTATGTGAG ACAGTTGGTGCTTCAGCTTTCGGCCTTCTGCTGTCAAAATACCATCCTGTGACCTGTTTGAAGATTGCCTGTGGTCTAATGATATGCAGTTTTCCTGTTCTG GTTATGTTGGGTCAACTAATTAACATTGTCTCCTGTCATGCACTTGATTCCTCTAGAACCGCCACTGATGAAGCTATTTGTATTGATCTATTGGATGTCCGCAAGATAG TTCAAAATAGCTTGAGTGCAATCAGACATGGCTGGAATGAGTATAAGCAGCAGACAGTTCTACCTGCAAGTGCAGCTACGGTGTTCCTAAATTTCAATGTTGCACTTGCTCCGGGTGCCATAATGACTGCATTACTGATGCATCGTG GTATTAGCCCGTCCATTGTTGGTGCTTTCAGTGGATTGTGTTCTATCATGGGCCTTGTTGCAACATTCATCTCCTCAAGTCTGGTGAAGAGAGTTGGAATTCTGAAG GCAGGAGCCGCTGGATTGATATTTCAAGCATCACTCCTGTCAGTTGCTCTCACAGTGTATTGGGCTGGTTCAATTTCGCAACAGACACCTCTACATATTTTCCTCGCTTCCATT GCATTGTCACGGTTGGGCCACATGTCTTATGATGTTGTGGGGACACAGATCGTCCAAACAGGTGTTCCTGCTTCAAAAGCAAATCTTATCGGCGGAATGGAGGTTTCAATTGCAAGCCTTGCAGAGTTAGTCATGCTTGCTATGGCTATTATTGCGAACGATGTTTCCCATTTCGGCTTCTTGGCAATCCTGTCCGTGTCATCAGTTGCTGGGGCAGCATGGATGTTCTGTCAGTGGTTAGCAAATCCTACTGATGAGCAGAGGGAACTCTTCATGTTCGATCCCCTTTACCAAGTTCAAGCAAT ATAG